The Pirellulales bacterium genome window below encodes:
- a CDS encoding site-specific tyrosine recombinase, translated as MATGDKPMRRVRRPPLTPQAPATAAKPTGSRAASWIAAFIDYVRSECHLSANTAAAYRRDMAKFAEWLAGRDPTRLTIRELADYPAWLQKRGLAAASIARHVVSLKVFFRYLQLEGVMRENLAELLGTQRLWSRVPKVLSVELVDRLLDGPAPGDPLWRRDRALLELLYATGCRASEVSNLALADVHLAEGYCICHGKGDKQRIVPMNRPAADAVRDYLSVERPTLVVGERKQGSEAGGQKEDAPAGRANNGPRWLLLSRRGLRLRRERIWELVKRYALRAGAPASIGPHTLRHSFATHLVAGGADLRQVQEMLGHASITTTQIYTHVDPARLKKVHQKFHPRA; from the coding sequence ATGGCAACCGGCGACAAACCGATGCGGCGTGTGCGCCGCCCGCCCTTGACTCCGCAGGCGCCGGCAACGGCCGCGAAGCCAACCGGCAGCCGTGCCGCGTCGTGGATCGCCGCTTTCATCGATTACGTCCGTAGCGAATGCCACCTTTCGGCGAACACCGCGGCAGCGTATCGCCGCGATATGGCGAAGTTTGCCGAATGGCTCGCTGGCCGAGACCCGACGCGGCTTACGATCCGCGAATTGGCCGACTATCCGGCATGGCTCCAAAAGCGCGGCTTGGCCGCGGCGAGCATCGCACGGCACGTCGTTTCGCTGAAGGTCTTTTTCCGCTACCTCCAGCTCGAAGGCGTGATGCGGGAAAATCTTGCCGAGCTGCTGGGAACGCAACGGCTGTGGAGCCGCGTGCCCAAGGTGCTGTCGGTCGAGCTGGTCGATCGGCTGCTCGATGGTCCGGCGCCCGGCGATCCGCTGTGGCGGCGCGATCGGGCCCTCTTGGAGCTTCTCTATGCCACCGGCTGCCGCGCTTCCGAAGTGTCCAATCTCGCCTTGGCCGACGTGCATCTGGCCGAAGGCTATTGCATCTGCCACGGCAAGGGAGACAAACAGCGGATCGTGCCGATGAATCGCCCGGCGGCCGATGCAGTGCGGGATTATCTCTCGGTCGAGCGGCCGACGCTGGTCGTGGGCGAAAGGAAACAGGGGTCGGAGGCCGGGGGTCAGAAAGAAGATGCGCCCGCGGGCCGGGCAAACAACGGCCCGCGATGGCTGTTGCTCTCGCGCCGCGGGCTGAGATTGCGGCGCGAGCGGATCTGGGAGCTCGTGAAGCGCTATGCCTTGCGCGCCGGGGCGCCCGCCTCGATCGGCCCGCACACGCTTCGCCACAGCTTTGCGACGCACCTTGTCGCCGGCGGGGCCGATCTACGGCAAGTGCAAGAAATGCTCGGCCACGCCAGCATCACCACGACGCAAATCTACACCCACGTCGATCCCGCGCGACTCAAGAAAGTGCACCAGAAATTTCACCCGCGCGCATGA
- a CDS encoding glycoside hydrolase family 2 TIM barrel-domain containing protein: MNCSRLPMLLRRCSLPLMLALTAGLFFESRAALAVWPPSDGVPMTRWGKEISADKPVLPEYPRPQLVRHDWLNLNGPWEYAISPKESAAPAQYAGKILVPFPPQSVLSQVNKSVDDKSQIWYRRQFEIPAGWSGRRVLLNFGAVNWETHVTVNGKPVGMHTGGYDGFDFDITDALKPHGPQELVVSAWNPIEGGQPHGKQARKPDGIFYTPTTGIWQTVWLEPVATQHIEELRLVPDVDHGQLKLVAAVARATHGQTVEAIALADGKEVGRATGKPGETLAISLPSPRLWWPAAPFLYDLKVTLSDPRHAGIAVDSVASYFGMRKISIGPDDTGHDRILLNNRPVFENGFLDQGFWPDGIYAAPSDEALKYDLVMLKKFGFNMDRKHIKVEPDRWYYWADRLGVLVWQDMPAVVEMSFKPNDRSIADREGNFESELRRMIRGRCNHPSIVMWILFNEGWGLPLKDRKNGREKIEPSPVAQSRELRMVTATRQEDPTRLIDAESGTGGGGNEHNEGLFDFGYGDVVDYHCYGHDGPTAEKGPHGRAGIVGEYGWGLSPVGALRNRMKSSQGADISGCVVTQLTDVENEHNGALKYDRTIIPNVEREKDLPGDIRRVLHEYGYDDYPGGPAAAK; the protein is encoded by the coding sequence ATGAATTGCAGTCGCCTGCCGATGCTTTTGCGTCGGTGCTCGCTCCCGCTGATGCTTGCTTTGACCGCGGGTTTGTTTTTTGAGTCGCGCGCGGCGCTTGCCGTCTGGCCGCCGAGCGACGGGGTGCCGATGACGCGTTGGGGCAAAGAGATCTCTGCCGACAAACCGGTGCTGCCCGAATATCCGCGGCCGCAGCTCGTGCGGCACGATTGGCTGAACCTGAACGGACCGTGGGAGTATGCGATCTCGCCGAAGGAGTCGGCGGCGCCCGCGCAATATGCCGGCAAGATATTGGTGCCGTTTCCGCCGCAATCGGTTCTCTCGCAGGTGAACAAATCGGTCGACGACAAGAGCCAGATTTGGTATCGCCGGCAGTTCGAGATTCCGGCCGGTTGGTCGGGTCGGCGCGTGCTGCTGAATTTCGGCGCCGTGAATTGGGAAACCCATGTGACGGTGAATGGAAAACCGGTCGGCATGCACACCGGCGGCTACGACGGGTTCGACTTCGACATCACCGATGCGCTGAAGCCGCATGGTCCGCAAGAACTCGTCGTGTCGGCTTGGAATCCGATCGAAGGGGGCCAGCCGCATGGCAAACAGGCCCGGAAGCCCGACGGCATTTTCTACACGCCGACGACGGGCATCTGGCAAACTGTGTGGCTCGAACCGGTCGCAACGCAGCACATCGAAGAACTGCGGCTGGTGCCGGATGTCGATCATGGCCAATTGAAGCTGGTGGCGGCTGTCGCCCGCGCGACCCACGGGCAAACCGTTGAAGCGATCGCGCTCGCCGACGGCAAGGAAGTCGGCCGGGCCACGGGCAAGCCGGGCGAAACGCTGGCAATTTCGCTGCCGAGCCCGCGGCTCTGGTGGCCGGCCGCGCCGTTTCTCTACGATTTGAAAGTGACGCTCTCCGACCCCCGGCATGCCGGTATCGCGGTGGATTCGGTCGCAAGCTATTTCGGGATGCGAAAAATCTCGATCGGGCCCGACGACACCGGCCACGACCGAATTCTCTTGAACAACCGGCCGGTGTTCGAAAACGGATTCTTGGACCAAGGCTTTTGGCCCGACGGCATTTACGCCGCGCCGAGCGACGAGGCGTTGAAATACGATCTCGTGATGCTGAAAAAATTCGGCTTTAACATGGACCGCAAGCATATCAAGGTCGAGCCGGATCGCTGGTATTATTGGGCCGATCGGCTGGGCGTGTTGGTGTGGCAGGATATGCCCGCCGTGGTGGAAATGAGCTTCAAGCCGAACGATCGATCGATCGCGGATCGCGAGGGCAACTTCGAATCGGAATTGCGGCGCATGATCCGCGGACGGTGCAACCATCCGTCGATCGTGATGTGGATCTTGTTCAACGAAGGCTGGGGATTGCCGTTGAAAGACCGCAAGAACGGCCGCGAAAAGATCGAACCGTCGCCCGTGGCGCAATCGCGAGAGCTGCGCATGGTGACGGCGACGCGGCAGGAAGACCCCACGCGGCTGATCGATGCCGAAAGCGGCACCGGCGGCGGCGGCAACGAGCACAACGAAGGCTTGTTCGACTTCGGCTACGGCGATGTCGTCGATTATCATTGCTACGGCCACGACGGCCCGACCGCCGAGAAAGGCCCGCACGGCCGGGCCGGCATCGTCGGCGAATATGGCTGGGGGCTTTCGCCGGTCGGCGCGCTGCGGAATCGGATGAAGTCGTCGCAAGGGGCCGACATTAGCGGCTGCGTAGTGACGCAACTGACCGACGTCGAAAACGAGCACAACGGAGCACTCAAATACGACCGCACGATCATCCCCAATGTCGAGAGGGAGAAAGATCTTCCCGGCGACATTCGCCGCGTCTTGCACGAATACGGCTACGACGACTATCCCGGCGGCCCCGCCGCGGCGAAGTAA
- a CDS encoding DUF1080 domain-containing protein — MSTRIQFSLAALAALVVCSASPALRADDARDADAAPNTLSSAEKAAGWQLLFDGKSLDGWRTFGRKDVLPGWVVKDGTLACVDPHHAGDIVTKDKFGWFELQLDYNISEAGNSGIMYHVTDAGHHVWETGPEFQLEDNQKAADPVRCGWLYALYKPPLDPKTGKTLDATKPVGQWNHVRLLLTPEKCEHDINGVKYFDYVLGSPDFKARVAKSKFASMKNFAKSNTGYIALQGDHGQIAFRNIKVRPIDAKL; from the coding sequence ATGTCGACGCGGATTCAGTTCTCGCTCGCCGCTTTGGCGGCCCTGGTTGTCTGTTCGGCTTCGCCCGCGCTGCGGGCGGACGATGCGCGCGATGCCGACGCCGCGCCGAACACGCTTAGCTCCGCGGAGAAAGCGGCCGGCTGGCAATTGCTCTTCGACGGCAAATCGCTCGACGGATGGCGCACCTTCGGCCGCAAGGATGTGCTGCCCGGCTGGGTCGTGAAGGACGGCACGTTGGCGTGCGTCGATCCGCATCACGCCGGCGATATCGTCACCAAAGACAAATTCGGTTGGTTCGAATTGCAACTCGACTACAACATTTCCGAGGCCGGAAACAGCGGCATCATGTATCACGTCACCGATGCCGGCCATCATGTTTGGGAAACCGGCCCCGAATTCCAACTCGAAGACAACCAAAAGGCCGCCGATCCAGTTCGCTGCGGATGGCTCTACGCACTCTACAAACCGCCCCTGGATCCGAAGACCGGCAAAACGCTCGACGCCACCAAGCCGGTCGGTCAGTGGAACCATGTGCGCCTGCTGCTCACACCCGAGAAATGCGAGCACGACATCAACGGCGTGAAGTATTTTGATTACGTCTTGGGCAGTCCGGATTTCAAAGCGCGCGTGGCGAAGAGCAAGTTTGCCTCGATGAAAAACTTCGCGAAATCCAACACCGGCTACATCGCCCTGCAAGGCGACCACGGCCAAATCGCTTTCCGGAATATCAAAGTCCGGCCGATCGACGCGAAACTGTAG
- a CDS encoding RNB domain-containing ribonuclease — MSGVEAKGVCLAIPDNRTQRSILRQLAHRAMIERGLAPDFPPPALAQLDKIHGPASPAAAPMRDLRNLPWCSIDNDDSLDLDQLTVAESLPGGAAKIQVAVADVDAIVKKQSALDGHARQNTTSVYTPAQVFPMLPERLSTDLTSLGQDVDRLAVVVEMIFSADGALQESAVYRANVRNRAKLAYNSIAAWFEGSGPAPPASGTAVGLDENLRLQDRVAQKLKAVRLEFGALDLETIQPRAIFAGDEMTALAAERPNRATDLIADFMIAANGVTARFLAAKQFPSLRRVVRTPKHWDRIVELAAEHGAALPSAPDSKALEQFLRMAKRADALRFPDLSLSVIKLLGAGEYVVQLPGRSGPGHFGLAVKDYAHSTAPNPRFPDLITQRLLKAAIGGESFPYEAGELTELAQHCTDQEDAAKKVERRMEKSAAALLLRSSIGKPFDAIVTGAGAKGTWVRIFHPPVEGKLEHGFERLKVGHRLRVRLLRIDVERGYIDFEKVGS, encoded by the coding sequence ATGTCCGGGGTCGAAGCGAAAGGGGTTTGTTTGGCGATTCCCGACAACCGAACGCAGCGTTCCATTCTGCGGCAGCTTGCGCATCGGGCGATGATCGAGCGCGGGTTGGCGCCTGATTTTCCGCCGCCGGCGCTCGCTCAGCTCGACAAAATCCACGGCCCGGCTTCGCCGGCCGCCGCCCCGATGCGCGATTTGCGAAACCTGCCCTGGTGTTCGATCGACAACGACGACTCGCTCGATCTGGACCAGCTCACGGTGGCCGAATCGCTTCCGGGCGGAGCGGCAAAGATTCAGGTCGCCGTTGCCGATGTCGATGCGATCGTCAAAAAACAATCCGCGCTCGATGGCCATGCGCGGCAAAACACCACGTCGGTCTATACGCCCGCGCAGGTTTTCCCGATGCTGCCGGAGCGGCTGTCGACCGATCTGACGTCGCTCGGCCAAGACGTCGACCGTCTGGCCGTGGTCGTGGAAATGATTTTCTCGGCCGACGGCGCGTTGCAGGAGTCGGCCGTTTATCGGGCGAACGTTCGCAATCGGGCCAAGCTGGCGTACAACAGCATCGCTGCGTGGTTCGAGGGCAGCGGGCCAGCCCCGCCAGCGAGCGGAACGGCTGTGGGGCTCGACGAAAATCTCCGGCTGCAAGATCGCGTCGCGCAAAAGCTGAAAGCCGTGCGACTTGAATTCGGCGCACTCGATTTGGAAACGATCCAACCGCGGGCCATATTCGCCGGCGACGAAATGACGGCGCTTGCCGCCGAACGGCCGAACCGGGCGACCGACCTCATCGCCGATTTCATGATCGCCGCCAACGGCGTCACGGCCCGATTTCTCGCGGCCAAACAATTTCCGTCGCTGCGGCGCGTCGTGCGCACTCCCAAGCACTGGGATCGCATCGTCGAACTGGCCGCCGAGCATGGCGCGGCGTTGCCGTCCGCGCCGGATTCGAAAGCCCTCGAGCAATTTCTGCGCATGGCCAAACGGGCCGACGCGCTGCGATTCCCCGATCTATCGCTGAGCGTGATCAAGTTGCTGGGCGCCGGCGAATACGTCGTGCAACTTCCTGGCCGAAGCGGTCCGGGGCACTTCGGATTGGCGGTGAAAGATTATGCCCATTCGACCGCCCCCAACCCCCGTTTTCCCGATCTGATCACGCAGCGATTGTTGAAGGCCGCGATCGGCGGCGAATCGTTCCCCTACGAGGCCGGCGAGTTGACCGAGCTCGCGCAGCATTGCACCGACCAGGAAGATGCCGCCAAGAAAGTCGAACGCCGGATGGAAAAGTCGGCCGCCGCGCTTCTTCTGCGATCGAGCATCGGCAAACCGTTCGATGCCATCGTCACCGGCGCAGGCGCGAAGGGCACCTGGGTCCGCATCTTCCATCCGCCGGTCGAAGGCAAACTCGAGCACGGGTTCGAACGTCTCAAAGTGGGCCACCGCCTGCGGGTCCGATTGCTGCGCATCGATGTCGAGCGCGGCTACATCGACTTCGAAAAAGTGGGGTCCTGA
- a CDS encoding MFS transporter translates to MTDAENGDQTPTRVRTGWTAVWLGAALVLMAINLRVAVTSVGPVLRQLMHVTGLSETGASVLTMLPSLCFGLFGPLGPALARRMGTERALLIVAVLLAVGTAIRGLATVPALFAGQILACFSIGIVNVLLPGLVKRDFPKRAALMTGLYTMSLSFGGAVAAAATVPLADVLGGSWAGALAFWAIPAAVAAAIWAPQVPRGKWGGGQASFKISGVWTDALAWQVTLFMGLQSAIAYTMFGWLAHMLQDRGLSAVDAGYVLSVSVVGQSAGALFAPTLATCWRDQRVIDAIGAAICVAGILGCFYAPLWSIWVWASVLGLAQGAVFAIAVMLIVLRAADSHVAAHLSGMAQGVGYLIASLGPLIAGELRGWTGNWNGVALFCVALGVASAIFGIGAGRDRHVRAVLVRR, encoded by the coding sequence ATGACCGACGCGGAGAACGGAGACCAAACGCCGACGCGAGTGCGAACCGGATGGACGGCGGTGTGGCTCGGCGCGGCGCTGGTGTTGATGGCGATCAATCTCCGCGTGGCGGTGACGAGCGTCGGGCCCGTGCTTCGGCAGTTGATGCACGTTACCGGCCTTTCCGAAACGGGGGCTTCAGTCCTCACGATGTTGCCGTCGCTCTGCTTCGGGCTGTTCGGACCGCTCGGGCCCGCGCTCGCGCGGCGCATGGGAACCGAACGGGCGCTGCTGATCGTTGCGGTTCTGCTTGCCGTGGGAACGGCAATCCGCGGGCTGGCGACGGTGCCGGCGCTGTTTGCCGGTCAGATCCTGGCTTGCTTCAGCATCGGAATCGTCAATGTGCTGCTGCCCGGATTGGTGAAGCGCGATTTCCCGAAGCGCGCCGCATTGATGACGGGGCTCTACACGATGTCGCTCAGCTTCGGCGGGGCGGTCGCGGCAGCAGCGACGGTGCCGCTTGCCGACGTGCTCGGCGGATCGTGGGCCGGCGCACTGGCGTTTTGGGCAATTCCGGCAGCGGTTGCCGCGGCGATTTGGGCCCCCCAAGTGCCGCGCGGGAAATGGGGCGGCGGGCAGGCCAGCTTCAAAATCTCGGGCGTTTGGACCGACGCGCTCGCCTGGCAAGTCACGCTCTTCATGGGCCTGCAATCCGCGATTGCCTACACCATGTTCGGCTGGCTCGCTCATATGCTGCAAGACCGCGGCCTGAGCGCGGTGGATGCGGGCTATGTGCTTTCCGTTTCGGTGGTCGGCCAATCCGCTGGAGCACTGTTCGCGCCGACGCTGGCCACCTGCTGGCGCGATCAGCGCGTTATCGACGCCATCGGCGCCGCGATTTGCGTGGCCGGCATTCTAGGTTGCTTCTATGCGCCGCTGTGGTCGATTTGGGTTTGGGCGAGCGTGCTGGGCCTGGCACAAGGGGCCGTGTTTGCGATCGCGGTGATGCTGATCGTGCTCCGTGCGGCCGACTCGCATGTCGCGGCGCATCTTTCCGGCATGGCGCAAGGCGTCGGCTACTTGATTGCGTCGCTCGGGCCGCTGATCGCCGGTGAACTTCGCGGCTGGACGGGCAATTGGAATGGCGTGGCCCTATTTTGCGTCGCGCTTGGCGTTGCGTCGGCGATTTTTGGGATCGGGGCCGGGCGCGACCGGCATGTGCGCGCGGTGCTTGTGCGGCGATAA